GACGAGGCCATCTGGGAGGAAATGGAAAGCGGCCTGCGCCACCAGGGCGCCATTACTACCAATTACCTGCTGCTGATGGCCCTGGGTGGCCTGATCTGCGCCGTAGGGCTGGTATCGGAGCCCGTGCCGCAGGCAGTAGCCTTTATTTCCTCGGCCATTATTGCGCCCGGCTTCGACCCCATGACCAAGGTGCCCGTGGGTTTGGCCCTGCGGCGCTGGATTCTGGTGTGGCGCGGCATTGAGTCGGCGCTGGTGGGCTACGCGGTACTGATCCTGACGGCCGCCCTGACAATGTACGTACTGGTAGCCACCGGCGAAACCTCGGCCGCGGAGCTGGCCGCCAACCCCGAAGTGGAACACCTGCTGCACCCCAAATGGATGGAGCTGCTGGTGGCCGCCGCCGGGGCCCTGGCGGGCGTAGTGATGCTGGCCGCCTTCCGCCGCAGCTTCCAGGCCGGGCCCCTGATTGCCATGGCCTTTATTCCGGCCGCCGCTTTGATTGGGGCCGGCCTGGCCGTGGGCCGCTTCGACCTGGCGCTGGAAGGCTTGCAGCGCTTTGGTGCCGACTGGGGCTTTATTGTGGCGCTGGGCGTGCCATTTTTCTGGCTGAAGCAGAAGTTTTTGCACCAGCGTCGCCCTATTGTGTAGCAGGCCGTCCTTCCGGATAAAGGGCGAAGCTAAGGCTGGCAACAATTTTCTTTCACGAGCAATAGGTATTGCCAAGGCTTGTCAATAATTCGCGCTCCGCAGCAATAATTATTGACAACGCTCCCCCGGCTACCTATTTCTTCGCCAGGGCTACAATGTCGGGTACTTCCAGCACGGGCTTCGGGTAGCCCAAGCGCACCACGTTGAGCATGGCCTGGCCTAGCTCGGCCAGCGTGGAAACGTAGCGGGGCGTGAGAGTCCGCAGCACTGGATAGAGCCAGCCAAAGTATTTGTAGTAGGACAATACGTGCTGCTGCCCCGGCGTGGCCTTCAGAAAGCCCGGCCGGAACATGTAGGCGCTTTTAAAGCCCAGCGCCAGCAGGTCGTTTTCGGTACGCCCTTTTACCCGGGCCCACATGCTGCGGCCGTGGGCGGTGCTGTCGGTGCCCGCGCCCGAGACGTAACAGAACGTCAGCTCGGGGTTGTGGGGCAGCAGGGTTTGGGCGAAGTGCAGGGTCAAATCGTAGGTCAGGCGCTGGTACTCGGGCTGCTTCATGCCCACCGACGACACGCCCAGGCAGAAAAAGCAGGCGTTGTAGCCCGTGAGCTGGTCCTGAATCGGGGTCAGGTCGTGGAAGTCGGCTTGGATGATTTCGCGCAGCTTAGGGTGAGTCACGCCCGAGGGCCGGCGGCTGATGCTGAGCACTTGCTCCACGTCGGGATGGTTCAGGGCTTCGTGTAGCACGCCCTCGCCCACCATGCCGGTGGCCCCGGTCAGAATTGCTTTGATCTTCATACGCAAGGTAGACGGGTAAGCGGCGCGGATGTTTTAGGCAGGCTTCTCAGGAAGGCTTTGCAGCGTGAACTTAGCACAAGTTAACCGCAGGGGCGGCAGATGATCTATATCCAGCGCGACCTGCACGTCTGCGGCCTTGGATAACGTGAGCTCGTCTATCCGATAACCCAGCCCCACCCGCTTTTCACGTGTCACGATAGTATCTATGCAGGCTTGCACTTGCTGCGCTTCCCCGACATTTTTGATACCCGAAATAACAAGCTGTGACCAGAAACTAGCGCCCCCGTCTTTTTTCTCCCAAACAACTACCACCAAACGTCGGCGTGGCAAGTCAAGCGTAAATGTTTCGACAACTGCGTCGTGTAGGATATTAGTCCCAGTTGATAGATCCATAGGAAAGAACTTGAAATCGGGGCCCTCAGCGGGCAGCCAGGTTTGTTTTGGCGGCAGTATACTGCTGATCTAGATGCTTAATCTGCATAGGCCATGAGCCCACTTTTTGCAGCAACTGCCTTTTGCAAAATGGCTATAAAGTTGGTTTGCTTTGGACTCTGCAACGCCGCAGATTTTTGCGGAAGCTTTAGCAACATTCTATTTACAATTTCACTGCCCCAACGAAAATCACGGTAGTAATCAAACCAAGGCTCTATTATGCCTTCTGCTTGTAATTGCAGAAACAACTTCTCTTCTATACCACCTATATGGTTTAATTCTATAGGCCGGTTTGGTTTCGGCAGGGAGTCGTCGAGCAAATAAAGATCAAGCATCCGTTGAGTTAATAGCTAAGCAAAACGGGATTGAACTCTATAGCTCAATCCCGTTCACGTTCCTTTACAGACTCATCTACACCCCCACCGGCTCTTCTAGCGTCACGGGCTCTATCCACTTGCCGTCCTCGCGCATGAGCTCAATGAGCTGGTCTACGGCCTGCTCCTCGGGCACGGCTTTCTTGATGACTTCCTGGCCGCGGTAGAGGGCAATTTTGCCTTTGCCCACGCCCACGTAGCCGTAGTCGGCGTCGGCCATTTCGCCGGGGCCATTTACGATGCAGCCCATGATGCCGATTTTGACGCCCTTCAGGTGGTCGGTGCGCTTGCGGATCATGGCCGTGGTTTCCTGCAGGTCGAACAGGGTGCGGCCGCAGCTGGGGCAGCTGATGTACTCGGTCTTGGACATGCGGGTGCGGGCCGCCTGCAGGATGCCGAAGCTGAGCTGGTTGAGCTGGTCCAGGGTCTGAAGCCACTCTTCTTTGGGGCGCTCGGGCAGCAGCTCGGTGCTCAGAATCACCCCGTCGCCGAGGCCGTCGAGCAGCAGGCCGCCCACGTCGGTAGCGGCGTAGAGCTGAGTTTGCTCTGGCGTCAGCTCGGGATACTGGCGCTGGATGATGACGGGGTTGGTAATGCCTTCATTCAGCAGCTCAAAAAACGCGCGGCGAATTTCGGGCATGGCGTGGGCGTTGTCGGTGCGCAGGATAAGGACAGCCGTGGTATCCTGGCGGAGCTGGTCGAGGGCGGCGGGCGTGAGCGAGTCCAGGGTCTGGAACACAAAGTTCAGCTCGGCGTGCTTGGCGCCGCTCCCGGCGTATTCAGCCGCGGTGAGCACCGGGTAATGGTCGGCGCGGGCCCCGCCGTCGACCCAGGCACTGTAGTCTACCACTTCCTTTAGGCCGTTGGGCAGCATAAACGGCACCGGGCGCTGGCCGCTATAGACGTAGTCGGCACCCAGGTCATTCATCTGGAACTTGTCGAGAAAGGCTGAGTACAAGTGGCCCACGGCCCGCAGATCGGCATACTCTACTGCCGACAGCCGGGAAATATCCACCATCACCCGGGGCACGTTCTGCCCGCCCAGGTTCTGCACTTCGCGCGTGTAGCGGCGGAAGTACTGGAAAGGGTCGATGGGAATTTGTTTAGTTGTTAGTTGCTCGTTGTTAGTTGCTAGGTTGTTCTGAGCAGCTTTTTCACTACCAACTGACAACTGAGAACTAACGACTAATGGCTTAATAGGCCGGGCTTCGGCGGCGCGGGTGGTGTAGCGGTCAATCAGGGCCTTGGCCACGGGGGCTTCGGCTTCGGGAGCTTCGGTGAGTGAAACGCGCACGGTGTCGCCCAGGCCGTCCTCGAGCAGGGTCCCGATGCCCACAGCCGACTTGATACGGCCGTCTTCGGCCTCACCGGCTTCGGTGACGCCCAGGTGCAGCGGGTAGGGCTGCAGGCCTTCCTCATCGAGCTTCTGCACCAGCAAACGGTAGGCCTGCACCATTACCTGGGTGTTAGAGGCCTTCATACTGAGCACTACGTCGTAGTAGTTTTCTTCCTCGCACAGGCGCAAAAACTCCAGGGCCGACTCCACCATGCCCAGTGGGGTATCACCGTAACGGCTCAGAATCCGGTCGGACAGGGAGCCGTGGTTGGTGCCAATGCGCATGGCCGTACCGTACTGCTTGCAGATCTGGACCAGAGGCCGGAACCGCTCCCGGATACGCTCCACCTCGGCCGCGTAGCTGCTGTCGGTGTAGTCGATGACGTCGAATTTCTTCTTGTCGGCGTAGTTACCGGGGTTGACGCGCACTTTCTCCACGATGCGGGCGGCCAGCTCGGCGGCGTTGGGCGTGAAGTGAATGTCGGCAATAAGGGGCACCGAGCA
Above is a genomic segment from Hymenobacter cellulosivorans containing:
- a CDS encoding DUF389 domain-containing protein gives rise to the protein MHRTLEITVPAAVTESLCQELTDLTEVIGLSVQLGASRKPAGDVLIVHVLNRGADEVLRRARAAVPDDKDLSVVTSEAASFISPSHHKTIVDDKDEAIWEEMESGLRHQGAITTNYLLLMALGGLICAVGLVSEPVPQAVAFISSAIIAPGFDPMTKVPVGLALRRWILVWRGIESALVGYAVLILTAALTMYVLVATGETSAAELAANPEVEHLLHPKWMELLVAAAGALAGVVMLAAFRRSFQAGPLIAMAFIPAAALIGAGLAVGRFDLALEGLQRFGADWGFIVALGVPFFWLKQKFLHQRRPIV
- the ispG gene encoding (E)-4-hydroxy-3-methylbut-2-enyl-diphosphate synthase, producing the protein MTTASASKIYCPSLTQYQRRLSREVKIGDLPMGGLNPIRVQSMTTVDTMDTLGSVEQTLRMVEAGCEYVRITAPSVKEAQNLLEIKKELRKRGCSVPLIADIHFTPNAAELAARIVEKVRVNPGNYADKKKFDVIDYTDSSYAAEVERIRERFRPLVQICKQYGTAMRIGTNHGSLSDRILSRYGDTPLGMVESALEFLRLCEEENYYDVVLSMKASNTQVMVQAYRLLVQKLDEEGLQPYPLHLGVTEAGEAEDGRIKSAVGIGTLLEDGLGDTVRVSLTEAPEAEAPVAKALIDRYTTRAAEARPIKPLVVSSQLSVGSEKAAQNNLATNNEQLTTKQIPIDPFQYFRRYTREVQNLGGQNVPRVMVDISRLSAVEYADLRAVGHLYSAFLDKFQMNDLGADYVYSGQRPVPFMLPNGLKEVVDYSAWVDGGARADHYPVLTAAEYAGSGAKHAELNFVFQTLDSLTPAALDQLRQDTTAVLILRTDNAHAMPEIRRAFFELLNEGITNPVIIQRQYPELTPEQTQLYAATDVGGLLLDGLGDGVILSTELLPERPKEEWLQTLDQLNQLSFGILQAARTRMSKTEYISCPSCGRTLFDLQETTAMIRKRTDHLKGVKIGIMGCIVNGPGEMADADYGYVGVGKGKIALYRGQEVIKKAVPEEQAVDQLIELMREDGKWIEPVTLEEPVGV
- a CDS encoding NAD-dependent epimerase/dehydratase family protein, encoding MKIKAILTGATGMVGEGVLHEALNHPDVEQVLSISRRPSGVTHPKLREIIQADFHDLTPIQDQLTGYNACFFCLGVSSVGMKQPEYQRLTYDLTLHFAQTLLPHNPELTFCYVSGAGTDSTAHGRSMWARVKGRTENDLLALGFKSAYMFRPGFLKATPGQQHVLSYYKYFGWLYPVLRTLTPRYVSTLAELGQAMLNVVRLGYPKPVLEVPDIVALAKK